One Setaria viridis chromosome 5, Setaria_viridis_v4.0, whole genome shotgun sequence genomic region harbors:
- the LOC117858046 gene encoding transcription factor DIVARICATA, with translation MMREAYMEVLPPMDHIGSRNGWYHPAVRTWTPQENKLFERALAGVDLRCPDWEQVARAIPGRTVREVVHHFKSLEVDVQQIESGMVPIPFYGGGGGGSFTLQWDGNGGGGPGDFRHAYRFGGGCGKRHPGRTPEQERKKGVPWTEEEHKLFLLGLKKYGKGDWRNISRNFVQTRTPTQVASHAQKYFIRLNSGGKDKRRSSIHDITTVNLTDDQPPSPSQSSLITNQSNASAPATAVGQFSLSADTKQHGAANLPFNSPSRTPGMPTYGMGLQDQGLQCGPLHDQLVGNQSMLF, from the exons ATGATGCGCGAGGCGTATATGGAGGTGCTGCCACCGATGGATCACATAGGCTCGCGGAACGGCTGGTATCATCCGGCCGTGCGCACCTGGACGCCGCAGGAGAACAAGCTGTTCGAGCGGGCGCTCGCCGGCGTCGACCTCCGCTGTCCGGACTGGGAGCAAGTGGCGCGGGCCATCCCCGGCAGAACGGTCCGCGAGGTCGTCCACCACTTCAAGAGCCTCGAGGTCGACGTCCAGCAGATCGAGAGCGGCATGGTGCCCATCCCgttctacggcggcggcggcggcggctcgttcACCCTTCAGTGggacggcaatggcggcggcggcccagggGACTTCAGGCACGCGTACCGGTTCGGCGGAGGCTGCGGGAAGCGGCACCCCGGCCGCACGCCGGagcaggagaggaagaagggcgTGCCATGGACCGAGGAGGAGCACAA GTTGTTTCTCTTAGGCCTGAAGAAGTATGGCAAAGGGGATTGGAGGAACATATCCCGCAACTTCGTTCAGACGAGGACACCTACTCAAGTGGCCAGTCATGCGCAGAAGTACTTCATCAGGCTCAACTCCGGAGGCAAGGATAAGAGAAGATCAAGCATCCACGACATCACCACGGTTAACCTGACGGATGACCAGCCTCCCTCGCCATCACAGTCCTCTCTGATCACCAACCAGTCCAACGCATCAGCTCCGGCCACAGCAGTAGGCCAATTCTCATTGTCAGCAGACACCAAGCAACATGGCGCTGCGAATTTGCCGTTCAATTCACCAAGCCGGACTCCTGGAATGCCAACTTATGGGATGGGTTTGCAAGATCAAGGTCTGCAGTGTGGCCCTCTACATGATCAGCTGgttggcaaccaaagcatgctgttttag
- the LOC117857566 gene encoding protein NRT1/ PTR FAMILY 8.1, with protein MGEVADMYTQDGTVDIKGNPAVKKGTGNWRACPYILANECCERLAYYGMSTNLVNYMKTRLGQGNSIAANNVTNWSGTCYITPLIGAFLADAYMGRYWTIASFMIIYIIGLALLTMASSVKGLVPSCDISGTCHPTEPQTAVVFVALYLIALGTGGIKPCVSSFGADQFDENDAKEQKSKSSFFNWFYFSINIGALVASTVLVYVQTYVGWGWGFGIPAVVMAIAVVSFFIGTPLYRHQRPGGSPITRIAQVLVASARKWSVAVPADKSLLHETPDGECGIKGSRKLEHTDQFGCLDKAAVETAADRTAASPWRLCTVTQVEELKSVVRLLPIWATGIVFATVYGQMGTMFVLQGNTLDQRMGPKFSVPSATLSMVDTISVIIWVPIYDRIIVPVVRSYTGRPRGFTQLQRMGIGLVISIFSMVAAGVLDIVRLRAVARHGLYGDKDVVPISIFWQIPQYFIIGCAEVFTFVGQLEFFYDQAPDAMRSLCSALSLTTVALGNYLSTVLVTIVTRITTRHGKLGWIPDNLNLGHLDYFFWLLAVLSLLNFLVYLVIASWYKYKKTADYPDAKGEQNQEH; from the exons ATGGGAGAGGTTGCAGACATGTACACGCAAGATGGGACTGTTGACATCAAGGGGAACCCGGCCGTGAAGAAGGGCACTGGCAACTGGCGCGCTTGCCCCTACATCCTCG CCAACGAGTGTTGTGAGAGGCTGGCGTACTACGGTATGAGCACCAACCTGGTGAACTACATGAAGACCCGCCTCGGCCAGGGGAACTCCATCGCTGCCAACAATGTCACCAACTGGAGTGGAACGTGCTACATCACACCACTCATCGGTGCGTTCTTGGCTGATGCCTACATGGGGAGATACTGGACCATCGCCAGCTTCATGATCATCTACATCATT GGCCTGGCGCTGCTGACGATGGCGTCGTCGGTAAAGGGGTTGGTGCCGTCGTGTGACATCAGCGGAACGTGCCACCCGACGGAGCCGCAGACGGCTGTGGTGTTCGTGGCGCTGTACCTCATCGCGCTGGGCACTGGCGGGATCAAGCCCTGCGTGTCGTCCTTCGGCGCCGACCAGTTTGACGAGAACGACGCGAAGGAGCAGAAGAGCAAGAGCTCCTTCTTCAACTGGTTCTACTTCTCCATCAACATCGGCGCGCTGGTGGCGTCGACGGTACTGGTGTACGTGCAGACGTACGTCGGCTGGGGCTGGGGCTTCGGCATCCCTGCCGTGGTGATGGCCATCGCTGTCGTCAGCTTCTTCATCGGCACACCGCTGTACCGACACCAGCGGCCAGGAGGCAGCCCAATCACGCGCATCGCGCAGGTGCTCGTCGCGTCCGCACGCAAGTGGAGCGTGGCCGTGCCTGCCGACAAGTCGCTACTGCACGAGACCCCGGACGGGGAGTGCGGCATAAAGGGGAGCCGTAAGCTCGAGCACACCGACCAGTTCGGGTGTCTCGACAAGGCAGCCGTCGAGACAGCCGCGgacaggacggcggcgagcccgtGGCGCCTGTGCACGGTGACCCAGGTGGAGGAGCTCAAGAGCGTGGTGCGGTTGCTGCCAATCTGGGCGACCGGGATCGTGTTCGCGACGGTGTACGGGCAGATGGGCACCATGTTCGTGCTGCAGGGCAACACGCTGGACCAGCGCATGGGGCCCAAGTTCAGCGTCCCCTCGGCGACGCTCTCCATGGTGGACACGATCAGCGTCATCATCTGGGTCCCCATCTACGACCGGATCATCGTGCCCGTGGTGCGCTCCTACACGGGGCGCCCGCGCGGGTTCACGCAGCTGCAGCGCATGGGCATCGGCCTCgtcatctccatcttctccatgGTCGCCGCGGGCGTGCTCGACATCGTGCGGCTGCGCGCCGTCGCGCGGCACGGCCTTTACGGCGACAAGGACGTCGTGCCCATCTCCATCTTCTGGCAGATACCGCAGTACTTCATCATCGGGTGTGCGGAGGTGTTCACCTTCGTGGGGCAGCTCGAGTTCTTCTACGACCAGGCGCCGGACGCCATGAGGAGCCTGTGCTCCGCGCTGTCGCTCACCACCGTCGCGCTCGGCAACTACCTCAGCACGGTGCTGGTGACCATCGTGACGCGCATCACCACCAGGCACGGCAAGCTCGGGTGGATCCCGGACAACCTCAACCTCGGCCACCTCGACTACTTCTTCTGGCTGCTCGCCGTGCTCAGCCTCCTCAACTTCCTCGTCTACCTCGTCATCGCCAGCTGGTACAAGTACAAGAAGACGGCGGATTACCCGGACGCCAAGGGGGAGCAGAACCAGGAGCACTGA